A genomic stretch from Candidatus Cloacimonadota bacterium includes:
- a CDS encoding YaiO family outer membrane beta-barrel protein — MVRNLARNLIFAVIFCLLLPLHSEVFLNRLEASYTYEYLDPIDTYGDWHSFNVTYFRQETSTFNFHLGATFHNRLIVGPTYDHSGILFFGGVTKDWSSRLYSNFSASFGTECDYLPEYRFDADLNLKLLKHKNLIATLGYAYVNYHTFYEDIIWRYGLALHIKRFVFELMFYDNLSINANSDEEIESSTMLFSVGYGMEGWQWTHLIFNFGSQAYLLYDPFLNDLYRVELDSNEITLKHRRWIKNDFGWFASLGFMQLDTYYEKYLFQFGLFWQW; from the coding sequence ATGGTGAGAAATTTAGCTAGAAATCTAATTTTTGCAGTAATTTTCTGTCTGCTATTACCGTTACATTCAGAAGTATTTCTAAATAGATTGGAAGCAAGTTATACTTATGAATATCTTGATCCGATCGATACTTATGGTGATTGGCATTCTTTTAATGTAACCTATTTTCGTCAGGAAACTTCCACTTTTAATTTTCACCTGGGAGCTACGTTCCACAACCGATTAATTGTGGGTCCCACTTATGATCATTCGGGTATTCTGTTTTTTGGTGGAGTTACCAAAGACTGGTCTTCCAGACTTTACAGCAATTTTTCTGCATCTTTTGGAACAGAATGTGACTATCTTCCGGAATATCGCTTTGATGCGGATCTTAATCTGAAATTATTGAAACACAAAAACCTGATCGCTACTCTGGGTTATGCTTATGTAAATTATCATACTTTTTATGAAGACATTATCTGGCGCTATGGATTAGCTTTGCATATAAAACGTTTCGTTTTTGAACTAATGTTTTATGACAATCTCAGTATCAACGCAAACAGTGATGAAGAAATTGAATCTTCTACAATGTTGTTCAGCGTCGGTTATGGAATGGAAGGTTGGCAATGGACACATTTGATCTTCAATTTTGGTTCTCAGGCATATCTCCTGTATGATCCATTTTTGAATGATCTTTATAGAGTAGAGCTCGATTCTAATGAGATCACTTTAAAGCATCGTCGCTGGATAAAGAATGATTTCGGTTGGTTTGCTTCGCTGGGTTTTATGCAGCTGGATACTTATTATGAGAAATATTTATTTCAGTTTGGCTTGTTCTGGCAGTGGTAA